A single region of the Alosa alosa isolate M-15738 ecotype Scorff River chromosome 6, AALO_Geno_1.1, whole genome shotgun sequence genome encodes:
- the LOC125296246 gene encoding inward rectifier potassium channel 16-like: protein MVLTCAIEMSPERDSIINTQETFVPRARASKGKAAREHRYMLKDGHCNVVFQQTSGEWGHYVVDIYTTLVESRWRVMFLVFSLAYIVSWLTFGLLYWLIAHVHGDLGLPNEAPCMAHVHGFTGAFLFSMETQATIGYGFRGILENCMVAIVVVTVQDVLSCFIDTAIIGVVIAKMACARKRARTVGFSKCAVVSLQNGALCLQWRVGDFRGNHILEGEVQGQLVRHRWLLTGEVSLSHQDLKLQCRSIALAMPMTVVHEIDRDSPLYGLSPRALAEEEEDFELVVSFTYTDDSAGMLRQTRASYTPADIRWGQSFQDMLRLGKKHYHTDFALFHQTTWVPVPMMSAQERDRARGLADSGESVGPAVCRKVKTSQRERSDPVILEEAWF from the coding sequence ATGGTGTTGACCTGTGCAATCGAGATGAGCCCAGAGAGAGACTCCATTATCAACACCCAAGAGACCTTCGTGCCTCGAGCGAGGGCAAGCAAGGGGAAGGCTGCGAGGGAACATCGCTACATGTTGAAGGATGGCCACTGCAACGTGGTCTTCCAGCAGACCTCGGGCGAGTGGGGTCACTATGTGGTGGACATCTACACCACCCTGGTGGAGAGTCGCTGGAGAGTCATGTTCCTGGTGTTCTCCCTCGCCTACATTGTGTCCTGGCTCACCTTCGGGCTACTCTACTGGCTGATTGCTCATGTCCACGGTGACCTGGGGTTGCCCAACGAGGCTCCGTGCATGGCTCACGTGCACGGTTTTACTGGCGCCTTCCTGTTTTCAATGGAGACCCAGGCTACCATCGGCTACGGCTTCCGAGGCATTCTGGAGAACTGTATGGTGGCCATCGTGGTCGTGACGGTGCAAGATGTCCTGAGCTGCTTCATCGACACGGCCATCATTGGCGTGGTCATCGCCAAGATGGCGTGCGCCCGCAAGAGGGCGCGCACAGTGGGCTTCAGCAAATGTGCCGTGGTCAGCCTGCAGAATGGCGCCCTCTGTCTGCAGTGGCGTGTCGGGGACTTCCGGGGGAACCATATCCTGGAGGGCGAGGTCCAGGGCCAGCTGGTGCGCCACAGGTGGCTGCTCACGGGTGAGGTCAGTCTCTCCCACCAGGATCTCAAGCTCCAGTGCAGGTCCATTGCCTTGGCCATGCCGATGACGGTGGTCCATGAGATTGACCGCGACAGCCCCCTCTATGGCTTGAGTCCCCGAGCCCTcgccgaggaggaggaggactttGAGCTGGTGGTGTCCTTCACCTACACGGACGACTCGGCGGGCATGCTGCGGCAGACGCGTGCCTCCTACACCCCTGCGGACATCCGCTGGGGCCAGAGCTTCCAGGACATGCTGAGGCTGGGCAAGAAGCACTACCACACTGACTTTGCCCTCTTCCACCAGACCACCTGGGTGCCCGTGCCCATGATGAGCGCACAGGAGCGGGACAGGGCCCGGGGTCTGGCAGACAGCGGGGAATCGGTCGGCCCAGCAGTGTGTCGTAAAGTTAAAACGTCCCAGAGGGAAAGATCTGACCCTGTGATTCTTGAAGAGGCTTGGttttaa